ATGTGAATTCTTCACCTTTTGGAAAATCTGGCTTTTGCAACGATGATTAGCAGGAACGATACTCATGCGTCAGTTACTAACCGCAGGACTTCTTTTCGGAATTTGTTTGCTCGCTTCTGACTTTGCTATGGCGCAAACTCCTGATATCAAATTGCTGATTACTGACTTAAATAGCGAGAATGAAGAAAAGCAAGCGTTAGCCGCTCATACGTTAGGCGAACTGGGTGCTATTTCCGAACCAGCAGTTCCGGCCTTAATTCGTGTAGTTAAAGGAGGCTCAGTGGCTTCTCGTAGCGAAGCCATCATCGCATTGGGAAAAATTGGTCCTGGTGCCGCCGCTGCGGTCCCTGAACTGACAAAAATCCTACGTGGCCATTCCGTTATTCTGAAATTTAATACATTGCAAGCCTTAAGGCTCATCGGTCCCGCTTCAAAACCTGCAGCGAAACAAATTGCCACTCTCCTGGAAAGCAACAACTCTTACATCAAAGTCGCCGCTGCCTGGGCACTTTGGTCCATCGACCCAGATAATAAATCAAATTTGGATCAAGTTATCAAAGTGCTCTTGAGTAGTCTGGATATCCCCATTAACGAAGTTCGATCAGACGCTGCTGTAGCTCTGTCAGAAATTGGTGCCCCCGCTGTAAAACCGTTGCTGAATAAATTGAAATCAGAATACAAAGCCAATCATACAGATCAGTGCGAGCAAATCTGCGATGTGATTGCTCAGATGGGTGTACAAGGTGAAGCAGCGATTCCCACTCTTCTTAAGGCCTTGAAGTCAGAAAACACTGATCTCGTCTGGCGTTCAGCCCACGCGTTAGGTGCCATCAATGCGAAACCCAAAAAAGTCGTACCTGCTTTAATCACTTTGTTAAATAACACGTCACCAGAGATACGCGCTCATGCTGCACTTGCACTGGGAGATTTTGGAGCAAAAGCGAAAGCGGCTGTTCCAGAATTAATCAAACTGCTTTCCGACTCTGATCTGAATGTCAAACTTGATGCGGCTGCGGCATTGGGAGAAATCGGTCCAGATGCTTCTGCGGCCGTCCCAGAACTTTCCAAAGCGATGCAGACAGGACCGACAGCTCTGACACTAAATAGTGCCTCTGCATTGGCGGCCATCGGTGAAGCCTCTGTACCAACCTTAAAGAAACTACTTGACGATAATTCTCCTTTGAAACTTCTGGCCGCTCATGTTCTGGGCGAAATTGGAGGCTCCTCCGAATCAGCCATTCCGGCACTGCTCAAACTGATTGACTCACCAGATGCGAATCTTCGTGAAACAGCGATTATCAGTCTCGGAGATATTGGTCCGGCTGCGATCAAAGCAGAACCACAGCTTCTAAAAATTATGGAAACTGGAACTGGCAAAACCAGAAACACGGCCGTTTATGCACTCTCAAAAATTGGAAGTAAAAAAGCATTACCACTTTTCAAGAAATATGCTGCCGCTTCAGATGAAGATGAAAGATTTCGGCTCGTTTGCTCATGGGCACTGGTTAGAGCCAATCCAACTGATCCTGAAACAGTGAAAGCGGCATTACCAGGATTGATGAAAGTTCTCGCCGATGAGAACCCTGTCGTGCGTAGAGAAGCAGCCAATGCAATCTCGCTGAGTGGTCCTCTCGCAGAGTCCGCCACACCGAGTCTGAGTCAGGCACTTAAGAAAGAACAGGACCAGCGAGTCGTCGCTGAATTGATTACCGCTTTAGCAGAAATTGGTCCACCAGCCGCTTCCGCCATTCCCTTGATCACTCCTTACCTTGACTCTCGTGATCCGATTTTACGAGTCGTTGCTACTTATGCGATGGCTCGGTTTGGTAAATTGGCGAAATCAGTAGTCCCTATTATGGAAAAAGAACTCGCAAAGCATGACGAAGAGGAAAACGCCGTCACACTCTGGGCGTTAACAAAAATTGATCCCAGCCCCGCCAGGGCCAAAGCTGCCGCCCCGATTCTGACAAAACTCGTCACGGAACACCCTGATCCCAACGCGCGCCTGGAAGCGGCAATCAGTCTGGGAGAATTTGGAATCAATACCCCCAAAATCAAAGCGGCTCTGGAAACCGCAAGCAAAGATCAGGATCCTCAAGTGAAACAAGCGGCTGAAGCTGCACTCAAAAAACTGAGTAGTTAGTTTTTTTCCGGCAGAACCATGTTGATTTTATTCAACCACAGTCAGTTTATGTTGCAGAAAAACAACAAAGCAACGTAATGCAGGCGCCTGGTTGGAAGAGTTATCCGAAATAGAATTGTTGCATTCAATCGAGTTCTGTTTTTCTTCCTCGAATTCTGAACTGATATCCTTACAATCCCGTTGTTCTGATCTAAAGTGCTCTGTTCCAGTCAGAAATGTAGACTGTTCGTTTACTTTAGCTGTGAAGTGGTATGTTTCTTGCGGCTCTTTTTACTAAGGCAATCGTTTTACTGATTTAATTCTCTTCCCATTTTAGTCATAACCGGAGGTTCTATGATCACAGTTGCTGAACTCAACGACATCGATCAGCTAGATAATTTTCGGCTGGCATGGCACTCCCTGCTGGGAAAGACAAAAGGTGCGACGTTTGCACATTCGCCGGAATGGCTGGAGCATTACTGGGAACACTTCGGACAAGGACTCAAGCTACGGGTATTGCTAATCACATTAGGCAACAAGGTCATCGGCATTGTACCTCTGGTTGTAAAACCAGTCACAACCAAATTAGGCACCATGCGTGTGCTGACTTATCCGCTGGATGGTTGGGGGTCATTCTATGGACAGATTGGTTCCAATCCCGCTGCTACTATGGTCACTGCGATGCGACATATTCACGGCTCCAAGCGGGACTGGGATCTCATCGACTTGCGCTATATCGACCAGGATGGCCATGATCACAAACGTACTGCCAATGCTTTAAGATCTGTTGGATTTCAGGGAAGTGAAGCCATCTGGAAACAGCTTCCACTAGTAAACACACAAGAGACAAACTGGACTTCTTATCTCGCCAGTCGATCATCAGAAACCCAGCACAGCATTAAATCAGCGGAACAATCCATTTCTGCAATAGGACATGTTGCCTTCTACCGTTCACAAATGGAAGACCCGACAGCTCCCGGCTGGAATCCACGCTGGGATCTCTGGGCGGAATTTGAACAAATGGATTTCCGCTTTGGAAACCAGACAACAATCGCCGGTGGTCATTTTTCCAATCAAAGAAAACTGGCTTTCCTACGAGAGATTCACGGACCTGCAGTTCGAGCAGGAAGAGCGCGAATTGATGCATTGTTTCTTAAAAACTCTCTGGTTGCTTGCGCCTATGGACTACAACATGCAGCAGGAACAGACTATTTGGCGCTCGGTCGGCAGGAAGATGCTCCCAGCGAGTCTGTGACGTATTTAATAGCTCGCATGATTCAAGAATCGATACATGAGCAAGAACCTTCGCTGAA
The Gimesia aquarii DNA segment above includes these coding regions:
- a CDS encoding GNAT family N-acetyltransferase — its product is MITVAELNDIDQLDNFRLAWHSLLGKTKGATFAHSPEWLEHYWEHFGQGLKLRVLLITLGNKVIGIVPLVVKPVTTKLGTMRVLTYPLDGWGSFYGQIGSNPAATMVTAMRHIHGSKRDWDLIDLRYIDQDGHDHKRTANALRSVGFQGSEAIWKQLPLVNTQETNWTSYLASRSSETQHSIKSAEQSISAIGHVAFYRSQMEDPTAPGWNPRWDLWAEFEQMDFRFGNQTTIAGGHFSNQRKLAFLREIHGPAVRAGRARIDALFLKNSLVACAYGLQHAAGTDYLALGRQEDAPSESVTYLIARMIQESIHEQEPSLNLALLGTELAGIWKNEDRKSYRCSHFPIMVPRSQLFRINRWISQPTQKQKSSQATTTRKPALNVKNETAQDATIEITSDAPQDWSSENNPRPKGDRPGFRIVG
- a CDS encoding HEAT repeat domain-containing protein; this translates as MRQLLTAGLLFGICLLASDFAMAQTPDIKLLITDLNSENEEKQALAAHTLGELGAISEPAVPALIRVVKGGSVASRSEAIIALGKIGPGAAAAVPELTKILRGHSVILKFNTLQALRLIGPASKPAAKQIATLLESNNSYIKVAAAWALWSIDPDNKSNLDQVIKVLLSSLDIPINEVRSDAAVALSEIGAPAVKPLLNKLKSEYKANHTDQCEQICDVIAQMGVQGEAAIPTLLKALKSENTDLVWRSAHALGAINAKPKKVVPALITLLNNTSPEIRAHAALALGDFGAKAKAAVPELIKLLSDSDLNVKLDAAAALGEIGPDASAAVPELSKAMQTGPTALTLNSASALAAIGEASVPTLKKLLDDNSPLKLLAAHVLGEIGGSSESAIPALLKLIDSPDANLRETAIISLGDIGPAAIKAEPQLLKIMETGTGKTRNTAVYALSKIGSKKALPLFKKYAAASDEDERFRLVCSWALVRANPTDPETVKAALPGLMKVLADENPVVRREAANAISLSGPLAESATPSLSQALKKEQDQRVVAELITALAEIGPPAASAIPLITPYLDSRDPILRVVATYAMARFGKLAKSVVPIMEKELAKHDEEENAVTLWALTKIDPSPARAKAAAPILTKLVTEHPDPNARLEAAISLGEFGINTPKIKAALETASKDQDPQVKQAAEAALKKLSS